One Pecten maximus chromosome 7, xPecMax1.1, whole genome shotgun sequence genomic window carries:
- the LOC117330998 gene encoding uncharacterized protein LOC117330998 gives MRKGRGLLSDNCHMRKGRGLLSDNCHMRKGRGLLSDNCHMRKSRGLLSDTCHMRKCQGLLSDTCHMRKGRGHVCDTCHMRKGRGLLSDTCHMRKGRGLLSDNCHMRKGRGLLSDTCQMRMGRGLLSDTCQMRKGRGLLSDNCHMRKGRGLLSDNCHMRKGRGHVCDTCHMRKGRGLLSDTCHMRKGRGLLSDNCHMRKGRGLLSDNCHMRKGRGLLSDTCHMRKCQGLLSDTCHMRKGRGHVCDTCHMRKGRGLLSDTCHMRKGRGLLSDNCHMRKGRGLLSDTCHMRKGQGLLSDTCHMRKCRGHVCDTCHMRMGRGLLSDTCQMRMGRGLLSDTCQMRKGRGLLSDTCHMRKGRGLLSDTCHMRKGRGLFLDNCHMRKC, from the coding sequence ATGAGGAAAGGTCGAGGACTTCTGTCTGACAACTGTCACATGAGGAAAGGTCGAGGACTTCTGTCTGACAACTGTCACATGAGGAAAGGTCGAGGACTTCTTTCCGACAACTGTCACATGAGGAAAAGTCGAGGACTTCTTTCCGACACCTGTCACATGAGGAAATGTCAAGGACTTCTGTCTGACACCTGTCACATGAGGAAAGGTCGAGGACATGTTTGTGACACCTGTCACATGAGGAAAGGTCGAGGACTTCTTTCCGACACCTGTCACATGAGGAAAGGTCGAGGACTTCTTTCCGACAACTGTCACATGAGGAAAGGTCGAGGACTTCTTTCCGACACCTGTCAAATGAGGATGGGTCGAGGACTTCTTTCCGACACCTGTCAAATGAGGAAAGGTCGAGGACTTCTGTCTGACAACTGTCACATGAGGAAAGGTCGAGGACTTCTTTCCGACAACTGTCACATGAGGAAAGGTCGAGGACATGTTTGTGACACCTGTCACATGAGGAAAGGTCGAGGACTTCTTTCCGACACCTGTCACATGAGGAAAGGTCGAGGACTTCTTTCCGACAACTGTCACATGAGGAAAGGTCGAGGACTTCTGTCTGACAACTGTCACATGAGGAAAGGTCGAGGACTTCTTTCTGACACCTGTCACATGAGGAAATGTCAAGGACTTCTGTCTGACACCTGTCACATGAGGAAAGGTCGAGGACATGTTTGTGACACCTGTCACATGAGGAAAGGTCGAGGACTTCTTTCCGACACCTGTCACATGAGGAAAGGTCGAGGACTTCTTTCCGACAACTGTCACATGAGGAAAGGTCGAGGACTTCTTTCCGACACCTGTCACATGAGGAAAGGTCAAGGACTTCTTTCTGACACCTGTCACATGAGGAAATGTCGAGGACATGTTTGTGACACCTGTCACATGAGGATGGGTCGAGGACTTCTTTCCGACACCTGTCAAATGAGGATGGGTCGAGGACTTCTTTCCGACACCTGTCAAATGAGGAAAGGTCGAGGACTTCTTTCCGACACCTGTCACATGAGGAAAGGTCGAGGACTTCTGTCTGACACCTGTCACATGAGGAAAGGACGAGGCCTTTTTTTGGACAACTGTCACATGAGGAAATGTTGA